From Rhodoferax sp. AJA081-3, the proteins below share one genomic window:
- a CDS encoding class I SAM-dependent RNA methyltransferase has product MNQLQIFLPCAAGVEDLLAHEVHDLTGLMGEDLLTRRGGVMARASWRDAMRLNLHSRLAQRVLVQLSYSEYRSEQDLYRAASDVAWEIWFTPKQSIKVEVTAQHSPLTSLNFAGLKIKDAVCDRFRDKAHGVRPDVNTQWPDVRIYAHLTTDTCSLYIDTSGEPLFKRGWREDKGEAPLKETLAAAMIAASGWADGDDDLLPLYDPCCGSGTIAIEAAQIACNIAPGSLRRFAFEKYIPFQQHVWDAIKADAAAAVVKPEPGQKALIYGSDVAHRMVDFAQRNAERAGVADVIEFRGGDALQRMPPTDIPGVLLLNPPYGDRIAVAGVSGAGARRSGAPNRGDRNDAPLPDYEAQSGAREEAVTEDGGEFFSQLATHWKKNFSGWTGWILTPDLKLPSKMRLKESRRVPMWNGPIECRMFRFDMIKGTARDKKSPGGEPEVKLGPGQ; this is encoded by the coding sequence ATGAATCAACTCCAAATTTTCCTCCCCTGCGCCGCCGGCGTGGAAGACCTGTTGGCCCACGAGGTGCACGACCTGACCGGCCTGATGGGTGAAGACCTGCTGACTCGCCGCGGTGGTGTCATGGCCCGGGCCTCGTGGCGCGATGCCATGCGCCTGAACCTGCACAGCCGTCTGGCGCAGCGGGTACTGGTGCAACTGTCTTACTCTGAATACCGCAGCGAACAAGACCTGTACCGTGCGGCCAGTGACGTGGCGTGGGAGATCTGGTTCACACCCAAACAGTCCATCAAGGTCGAGGTGACGGCGCAGCACAGTCCTTTGACTTCTTTGAACTTTGCCGGACTCAAGATCAAGGACGCCGTGTGTGACCGCTTCCGCGACAAGGCCCACGGCGTGCGCCCGGACGTCAACACCCAGTGGCCCGATGTGCGCATCTACGCCCACCTGACCACCGACACCTGTTCGTTGTACATCGACACCTCGGGAGAACCCCTGTTCAAACGCGGCTGGCGCGAGGACAAGGGCGAGGCGCCACTAAAAGAAACCCTTGCCGCGGCCATGATTGCCGCCAGCGGCTGGGCCGATGGCGACGACGATCTGTTGCCGCTGTATGACCCCTGCTGCGGCAGCGGCACCATTGCCATCGAAGCTGCACAGATCGCCTGCAATATTGCGCCGGGCAGCCTGCGCCGTTTTGCGTTTGAGAAATACATACCGTTCCAGCAACACGTGTGGGACGCGATCAAGGCCGATGCCGCCGCCGCAGTGGTCAAACCCGAGCCGGGCCAGAAAGCCCTGATCTATGGCAGCGATGTGGCCCACCGCATGGTGGACTTTGCCCAGCGTAATGCCGAACGCGCCGGTGTGGCCGATGTCATCGAATTCCGCGGTGGTGATGCCTTGCAACGTATGCCGCCTACCGACATACCGGGCGTGCTGCTGCTGAACCCGCCGTATGGAGATCGTATCGCCGTGGCCGGTGTCAGCGGTGCGGGCGCCCGACGCTCTGGCGCGCCGAACCGCGGCGACCGCAACGATGCCCCGCTGCCGGACTACGAAGCGCAAAGTGGCGCGCGCGAAGAGGCGGTGACCGAAGATGGCGGTGAATTCTTCAGTCAGCTCGCCACCCACTGGAAGAAAAACTTCAGCGGCTGGACCGGCTGGATTTTGACGCCCGACCTCAAGCTGCCCAGCAAGATGCGCCTGAAAGAATCCCGACGCGTGCCGATGTGGAATGGGCCGATTGAGTGCCGCATGTTCAGGTTCGACATGATCAAAGGCACGGCCCGAGACAAGAAGTCACCGGGCGGAGAGCCGGAAGTTAAATTGGGGCCGGGTCAATAA
- the rpoN gene encoding RNA polymerase factor sigma-54: MKQGLSLRVSQHLALTPQLQQSIRLLQLSTLELSQEVEQMLDENPFLELTQDEAVREDFGLAQADTPVSAGEREAEVAPASIADYADSTGASGTKDEETTPLGSGDDEPSWDGDGTTEMVPDDGEWGTDAKAKANNLGDGEDTDATELARTQESLQSFLHRQALSLRLSETDASALRFLIESLNDDGYLEDPLPDLARSLAGDDEEQVEDLVHHFTVALGLLHSLEPAGVGARDLGECLRLQLRAQLDDALNPPEPEYASLLALALRICGQPMDLLARRDVKNLVQRCGGTDAQTREAITLIARLEPKPGRRFIDVERNIVVPDVLVVAAGKARNGINPQFRVMLNPEVMPKLRVHDIYANVLRNHRGGGKDSASYAGLQQRLQEARWFIKNIQQRFDTILRVSTAIVERQKGFFSHGEMAMRPLVLREIADELGLHESTISRVTTAKYMATPFGTFELKYFFGSGLGTESGGNASSTAVRALIKQFISAESDKKPLSDNQISEMLKEQGIECARRTVAKYREGLKIAPASLRKAL, from the coding sequence ACTCAGTCAGGAGGTGGAGCAGATGCTGGACGAGAACCCCTTCCTGGAGCTGACCCAGGACGAGGCCGTGCGCGAGGACTTTGGCCTGGCCCAGGCCGACACACCGGTCAGCGCCGGTGAGCGCGAAGCCGAGGTTGCTCCTGCTTCCATAGCAGACTATGCAGATTCCACGGGGGCTAGCGGCACAAAAGACGAAGAGACAACGCCGCTGGGCAGCGGTGACGATGAGCCCAGCTGGGACGGCGACGGCACCACCGAGATGGTGCCCGACGATGGCGAATGGGGCACGGACGCCAAAGCCAAAGCCAACAACTTAGGCGACGGCGAAGATACCGACGCCACCGAGTTGGCCCGCACGCAGGAATCCTTGCAGTCCTTTTTGCACCGCCAGGCCCTGAGCCTCAGGCTGAGCGAGACCGACGCCAGCGCGTTGCGCTTTCTGATCGAGTCGCTGAACGACGACGGCTACTTGGAAGACCCCTTGCCCGACCTGGCCCGCAGCCTGGCCGGTGACGACGAAGAACAGGTTGAAGACCTGGTGCACCACTTCACGGTGGCCTTGGGTCTGCTGCACAGCCTGGAGCCAGCAGGCGTGGGCGCGCGCGACCTAGGCGAATGCCTGCGCCTGCAGCTGCGCGCCCAACTGGACGACGCGCTGAACCCGCCCGAGCCCGAATACGCCAGCCTGTTGGCACTGGCTTTGCGCATCTGCGGCCAGCCCATGGATTTGCTGGCCCGCCGCGATGTCAAAAATCTGGTCCAACGCTGTGGTGGCACCGATGCACAAACGCGCGAAGCCATCACACTGATCGCCCGGCTGGAGCCCAAACCCGGGCGCCGCTTCATCGACGTGGAGCGCAATATTGTGGTGCCCGACGTGTTGGTGGTGGCCGCAGGCAAGGCCCGCAATGGCATCAACCCGCAGTTCCGCGTCATGCTCAACCCCGAGGTCATGCCCAAGCTGCGGGTGCACGACATTTATGCCAACGTGCTGCGCAACCACCGCGGTGGCGGCAAAGACAGCGCCAGTTACGCCGGCCTGCAGCAGCGCCTGCAAGAGGCCCGCTGGTTCATCAAGAACATCCAGCAGCGCTTTGACACCATCCTGCGCGTCAGCACGGCCATTGTGGAGCGACAAAAGGGCTTCTTCTCCCACGGCGAGATGGCCATGCGCCCACTGGTGCTGCGTGAGATTGCGGATGAGCTGGGTTTGCACGAGTCCACCATCAGCCGCGTCACCACCGCCAAATACATGGCCACGCCGTTTGGCACCTTTGAGCTGAAGTACTTCTTTGGCTCTGGCCTGGGCACCGAGTCTGGCGGCAACGCGTCCAGCACCGCCGTGCGTGCGCTGATCAAGCAATTCATCAGCGCCGAGAGCGACAAGAAGCCCTTGAGCGATAACCAGATTTCCGAAATGCTCAAAGAGCAGGGCATTGAATGCGCCCGCCGCACCGTGGCCAAATACCGTGAGGGGCTGAAGATTGCTCCCGCTTCACTGAGGAAGGCCCTATGA